In Cyanobium sp. AMD-g, one genomic interval encodes:
- a CDS encoding Fur family transcriptional regulator, with amino-acid sequence MQAPSAPDLPPRQASLLAELRQADGELSGQDLHARLRSSPAAMGLATVYRHLRQLQQRGLVRCRHLPSGEALYAPTERDEHHLTCVDCGSTRVLSHCPVHGLHLPEKELGDFLPLYHTLEFFGLCERCRVLRS; translated from the coding sequence ATGCAGGCCCCCTCCGCCCCTGATCTCCCCCCCCGCCAGGCCTCCCTGCTGGCGGAGCTGCGCCAGGCCGACGGCGAACTGAGCGGCCAGGATCTGCACGCCCGGCTGCGCAGCAGCCCCGCCGCCATGGGCCTGGCCACCGTCTACCGCCACCTGCGCCAGCTGCAGCAGCGGGGCCTGGTGCGCTGCCGCCACCTGCCCAGCGGCGAAGCCCTCTACGCCCCGACGGAACGGGACGAGCACCACCTCACCTGCGTCGACTGCGGATCCACCAGGGTGCTCAGCCACTGCCCGGTGCACGGCCTGCACCTCCCGGAGAAGGAGCTGGGCGACTTCCTGCCGCTCTATCACACGCTGGAGTTCTTCGGGTTGTGCGAGCGCTGCCGGGTCCTCAGGTCCTGA
- a CDS encoding tellurite resistance TerB family protein — protein sequence MNPSEAFAAIGLAAVACDGALDADEAAMLRQLLEVRSPYSNLGEAVMGAMFDGLLGRLRTGGWETLLMEAAPELTPVQQETAYAMAALLVHTNRSFKPVEQQMLKRLGELISVPADRCSQILEVMAVLHRDSLRT from the coding sequence ATGAACCCCAGCGAAGCCTTCGCCGCCATCGGCCTTGCCGCCGTGGCCTGCGATGGCGCCCTCGACGCCGATGAGGCCGCCATGCTGCGCCAGCTGCTGGAGGTGCGCTCGCCTTACAGCAACCTCGGCGAAGCCGTGATGGGGGCGATGTTCGACGGCCTGCTGGGGCGGTTGCGCACCGGCGGCTGGGAGACGCTGCTGATGGAGGCCGCGCCGGAGCTGACCCCCGTCCAGCAGGAGACGGCCTACGCGATGGCGGCGCTGCTGGTGCACACCAACCGCAGCTTCAAACCGGTGGAGCAGCAGATGCTGAAGCGGCTGGGGGAGCTGATCAGTGTGCCGGCGGACCGCTGCAGCCAGATCCTCGAGGTGATGGCGGTGCTGCACCGCGACAGCCTCAGGACCTGA